The Mauremys reevesii isolate NIE-2019 linkage group 13, ASM1616193v1, whole genome shotgun sequence genome contains a region encoding:
- the LOC120379905 gene encoding olfactory receptor 10K1-like, producing MEKAEGRNETLFMEFILLGFGNAPELQPLLFLLFLLIYIVTMVGNILIIMLVVVDEHLHTPMYFFLGNLACLEICYTSTILPRLLASLLTGDGTISVQCCLVQTYFFAIIASTENLLLAAMSYDRYLAICNPLRYAALMNGTVCFQLVAGSWVYSFLVIGTLNYFLFPLTFCGSKEIDHFFCDFSPMIKLSCGDTQTLQLATFTVSTIGTLVPLLLTLTSYIYIITAILRIPSTTGRKKAFSTCSSHLIVVTILYMSVITVYVFPTSNTPKVLNKIFSLFYTVLTPMINPVIYSLRNKEVKQSLRKTILNRIAFRNRHRSLQQNF from the coding sequence ATGGAGAAAGCGGAAGGAAGAAATGAAACTCTGTTCATGGAATTCATCCTCTTAGGATTTGGGAATGCCCCTGAACTACAGccccttctcttcctgctgtttctaCTGATCTACATTGTGACCATGGtcgggaacatcctcatcattatGCTAGTTGTGGTTGATgagcaccttcacacccccatgtacttcttcctggggaacttggCCTGTTTGGAGATCTGCtacacctccaccatcctgcccaggctgctggccagtctcctgactggggatGGAACCATTTCTGTTCAGTGCTGCCTTGTGCAAACATATTTTTTTGCTATTATAGCATCAACAGAAAATCTGCTGCTCGCGGCAATGTCTTACGATCGGTATTTAGCAATATGCAATCCACTCCGTTATGCTGCTCTGATGAATGGCACGGTTTGTTTCCAGCTAGTGGCGGGGTCCTGGGTATATAGTTTTCTGGTCATTGGCACTCTAAATTATTTCCTGTTTCCATTAACATTCTGTGGTTCCAAagaaattgaccatttcttttgtgatttttcaCCCATGATAAAGCTGTCTTGTGGTGACACCCAGACTCTGCAACTGGCGACATTTACTGTCTCTACCATTGGGACACTTGTGCCTTTGCTACTGACACTGACATCCTACATTTATATCATCACCGCCATTCTGAGAATCCCTTCAACCACAGGGAggaaaaaggccttttccacctgctcctctcacctcattgtggtgacaATTTTATACATGAGCGTGATTACTGTCTATGTGTTTCCAACAAGCAACACTCCCAAGGTCCTAAACAAAATATTCTCTCTTTTCTACACAGTTCTGACTCCCATGATCAACCCTGTTATCTAtagcctgagaaacaaagaggtcAAACAGTCCCTGAGAAAAACTATTCTGAATCGGATTGCTTTCAGAAACAGGCACAGAAGCTTACAGCAAAATTTTTAG